A region of the Sinorhizobium arboris LMG 14919 genome:
AGCGCGGTATCGGCGAGAACTTCTGGCAGTTCCGCCCCTACAGTGACGGGGAGAGCCTCTCGCGTATCGACTGGCGCCGCTCCGCCAAGGACGACCACACCTATGTCCGCGACCGCGAATGGGAAGCTGCCCATACGATCTGGCTCTGGGCCGATCTTTCGCCCTCGATGATGTACAAATCGTCGCTCGGCGCCGTTTCGAAAGAGAGCCGCGCTCTGGTGCTCATGCTGGCGCTTGCCGAAATTCTCGCCCGTTCCGGCGAGCGGATCGGCTGCCCGGGCGTGATGGAACCGGTTTCGGCGCGCAATGCGGCCGAGCGGCTGGCGACGGCAATCATCCATAGTCCGCTCTCGGAGGGCCTGCCCGCTACCGGAATGATCCGGGGCGCCAGCGACCTGGTCCTGATCGGCGACTTTCTCGATCCTGCCGACAGGGTGATGGAGCGACTTGGGCCGCTCGCCCGCCGGGGCCTGCGCGGCCATGTCGTGGAGATCGCCGACCCGGCGGAAGAAGTCTTTCCCTATGCCGGCAGAACCGAATTCACCGACCCCGAAACCGGCGAGAAGCTGACGGCGGGGCGCGCCGAAATCCTGCGCGAGGATTACCAGCGTGCCTATCGCGCCCGCCGCGACAGCCTTGGCACGGGTCTTCGCCATCTCGGCTGGACCTTCATTCCGCACAGGACCGATCGGCCGGCATCGGAAGCTCTCGTCGCGGTGCATATGTATCTGTCAGGCATGCCGGGCCGAGCGACGCATGGGGGGCTCTCATGATCGGCGGCCTCTCCTTCATCTTTGCCAACCCCGCCATGTTGGCGGCACTCGTCACGCTGCCGGTAATCTGGTGGCTGTTGCGCATGACGCCGCCAAGGCCGGCGGCCGAGGTCTTCCCGCCGCTGCGCATTCTTGCCTCCGTGATGAAGCGCGAGGAGACACCCTCGAAAAGCCCCTGGTGGCTGACGCTTCTCAGAATGATGATGGCCGCGGCCGTCATTTTCGCGATTGCCGACCCTGTCTTCAACCCGCGCAGCAATACGCTCGCGACCTCCGGACCGCTGGCGCTGCTGATCGACAACAGTTGGGCAACGGCGCCCGACTGGGAGCGGCGCGTCGAAGCGGCCTCGGCGCTGATCGACGACGCCGAGGCGAAGGACGTTGCGATTTCGATCGTCTTCACCGGAGAGCGGCAGCACGACGCGACGCCGGGTTCGGCGGGCACTGCGCGCAACCGGCTGGCGGCGGCGAGGCCGGAACCGTTGCCGGCGGACCGGGGTACCGCAATCGCGGCCTTGCAGGCGACCTTCAAGGACGCCCCTCCCGGAACGATTGCCTTCATCACCGACGGCATCGAAGGGGCCGACGGCAAGACGATGGAAGCACTGACGGGGATCGGCGCAGCCGGTCTCAAGGTGATCGAAGCGGACGGCAGCGAAGCCGTAGCGCTCACGGCGACGGGCAACGAGTCCGACGGCTTGTCGGTCACGGCGAGCCGGCTGAAGACTGACGACGGCCGGTCTCTGCCCATCGTCGCCTTCGACACCCGCGGCCGTGCAATTGCCAGCGGGGCTATCGACTTCGCGCCCGGCGCAGCGACCGCAAAGGGGATGATCGAGGCCCCGTTCGAACTGCGCAACGACTTCGCCCGGATCGGCATCGAGGGAGCCGCAACAGCCGGCGCCCAGCATCTCCTCGACGACGGCTTCCGCCGCCGCCGCGTGGCTCTGTTGAGCGGCGAGGCACGTGACCTGTCGCAGCCGCTTCTCTCGCCGCTCTA
Encoded here:
- a CDS encoding DUF58 domain-containing protein, with protein sequence MASIGHIVARTPSGEVLSRAQQRAMLVPDCLVEARRIANTVITGWHGRRKRGIGENFWQFRPYSDGESLSRIDWRRSAKDDHTYVRDREWEAAHTIWLWADLSPSMMYKSSLGAVSKESRALVLMLALAEILARSGERIGCPGVMEPVSARNAAERLATAIIHSPLSEGLPATGMIRGASDLVLIGDFLDPADRVMERLGPLARRGLRGHVVEIADPAEEVFPYAGRTEFTDPETGEKLTAGRAEILREDYQRAYRARRDSLGTGLRHLGWTFIPHRTDRPASEALVAVHMYLSGMPGRATHGGLS